TGCCCGGCTACCGCGTGATTACCGTGGACCTGCCCGGCTTCGGCCAGAGCAAGGCCCCTGGCCGCGACGCCAGCATCGAGAACTACGCCAAGACCATGCTGGGGTTCATGGACGCTATGAAGCTGAACAACATCGTGGTGGGCGGCATGAGCATGGGCGGCATGACCCTGCTCCAGATGTACAAGACCGACCCTGACCGCTTTAAGGGCCTGGTGCTGATTGACACGACCGCCGACCCCGCAGGCGTGGCTGAAAAGGCCATGTGGATGGGCACCGGCCAGCAGGCCCAGCAGAAGGGTGTGGCCAGCCTGGTTGACCTCCTGATGCCCCGAATGCTGACCGCCGAGAGCCGCATGAAGATGCCCAATCAGGTGGCGCACCTGGGCAGCCTGATCAAGCAGGCCAGCCTGGACGGCGCTGTGGGCGCGGCGATGGCGCTGGCCAACCGCCCCGACGCCAATC
This genomic stretch from Deinococcus betulae harbors:
- a CDS encoding alpha/beta fold hydrolase translates to MLWTAALAGAAEGQTIPDRGTVNVNGATVFYKAAGSGQPLLLIHGYPLNGELFKNNRMLPGYRVITVDLPGFGQSKAPGRDASIENYAKTMLGFMDAMKLNNIVVGGMSMGGMTLLQMYKTDPDRFKGLVLIDTTADPAGVAEKAMWMGTGQQAQQKGVASLVDLLMPRMLTAESRMKMPNQVAHLGSLIKQASLDGAVGAAMALANRPDANPVLGTIRVPTLILAGVEDNVTPAELQMKMKNQIADSRLVMVPGAGHAATFEKAMAVNAAMRAWLAGLR